A single genomic interval of Mucilaginibacter boryungensis harbors:
- a CDS encoding LacI family DNA-binding transcriptional regulator — protein sequence MKKSTTELKGVKEIARRANVSIATVDRVLHNRPGVSKQTKDKINEIIIELNYQPNLLAQRLASRKTIRLATLIPMGSKETSYWEAPLSGIEQAEGEINQLGIIIDKYFYDQNSSDSFTDQTKIILESNPDGVLLAPSFVEESVKFTNGCTELGIPYVLFNSDLPNNDSLSYIGPNLYQSGYLAAQLISYLISDKDKVLIVNISKEIDNRHHLLKKEEGTRAYFKDHHKPNDILKLDIKQTDYKSIEETLSETFRENDNIKVVFVTNSRVSWVARYIDESKKDVILIGFDFLKENLEYVNNGVIDFLICQKPKEQAYRGVMSLYKHLAFSLPVEKVHFMPIDIVTKVNCPYYQN from the coding sequence GTGAAAAAGAGCACTACTGAACTTAAAGGCGTAAAGGAAATTGCCAGAAGGGCAAATGTATCAATTGCTACTGTTGACAGGGTGCTTCATAACCGGCCAGGGGTTTCAAAACAAACTAAAGATAAGATCAACGAGATCATTATCGAACTTAATTATCAGCCTAATTTACTTGCCCAACGCCTTGCATCGCGCAAAACAATACGGTTAGCTACCCTAATTCCTATGGGCTCAAAAGAAACCAGCTATTGGGAGGCCCCGCTAAGCGGAATTGAACAAGCAGAAGGGGAAATAAATCAGTTAGGCATTATTATAGATAAATATTTTTACGATCAAAATTCCAGCGATTCCTTTACCGACCAGACTAAAATAATTTTAGAAAGCAACCCGGATGGTGTTTTGTTGGCGCCCTCTTTTGTAGAAGAATCTGTAAAGTTTACTAATGGCTGCACGGAGCTGGGTATACCATATGTATTATTTAATTCAGATCTTCCGAATAACGACAGCCTGAGTTATATAGGCCCTAACTTGTATCAAAGTGGTTATTTAGCCGCCCAATTGATTAGTTATCTTATTAGTGATAAGGATAAGGTGCTAATTGTAAATATTTCTAAAGAAATAGACAACCGTCACCACCTGTTAAAAAAGGAAGAAGGTACCCGCGCTTATTTTAAAGACCATCATAAACCAAATGATATCCTGAAACTGGATATTAAACAAACCGATTACAAATCAATTGAAGAAACGCTTTCTGAAACCTTCAGGGAAAACGATAATATTAAAGTTGTATTTGTAACTAATTCCCGGGTATCGTGGGTAGCGCGTTATATAGATGAGTCTAAAAAGGATGTTATATTGATAGGGTTCGACTTCCTTAAGGAGAACCTTGAATATGTAAATAATGGTGTTATTGATTTTCTGATCTGCCAAAAACCTAAAGAACAGGCCTATCGTGGTGTAATGTCACTTTATAAACACCTGGCATTTTCATTGCCGGTTGAAAAAGTACATTTTATGCCTATAGATATTGTTACAAAAGTAAACTGCCCTTATTATCAAAATTAG